The genomic interval GGCGGGACCGCCACCCCGAACCGCCCCGGCTGCTGGCGCGCACCTTCGGCTGGGGCATGGTCGCCTGGGCCGTCTCGGCGGCGTTCGGCGGCAGCTTCGGCACGCTGAGTTTTCCGCTGCTGGTGGTGTTGCTGGCGGCGGTGATCGAGGAAACCAGCAAGTTCCTGGCCGCCAGCACCGCGACCACCGAGCAGGCCTTTGACGAACCGATGGACGGCCTGGTGTACGCGGTCACGGCGGCGCTGGGCTTCGCCTTTCTCGAAAACGTCACCTACACCCTGGGCTTCGGAGCGCCCGCGGTCACCTGGCACGCGCTGCTGACCACCCTGGCCCACGCCCTCTTTAGTGCGCCGCAGGGGTACGCCCTGGGCGGGCGGCATCTGCGCGGAGGGCGCTGGTGGCGCTCACGGGGCCTGCTGCTGAGCATCACCCTGCATTTTGTCTTCAACGGTCTGCTTACCGGGAACGCGGGCTGGCCGCAACTGCTCGCGCTGGGCGTGACTGTGGCCTTGATGGCGCTGCTGGCGGGCCGCTACTACCGTCACTTCGAGACCCATGCCCGCGAAAACCTCCACAAGCCCTGACCACCAGGGATCCTGACTAGAGGGTCGGGTGCCCGCTCTGGCCGTCGACCCAGTGGGTGCCCGAGTCGTCGGCTTCATGCTTCCAGACCGGGAGCTGAACCTTAAGCTGCTCGATCAGAAAGTCGCAGGCTTCCAGCGCGGCCCGGCGGTGCGGACTGGCGACGCCGATCAGGATGCTCGCTTCAGCAGGCCGCAGGCGGCCCACCCGGTGCTGAATCAAGACGCGCAACTCGCCATGCCGCCCGCGGGCCTCGGCAGCGGCTTCCCGCATGACCTTCTGTGCCATGGGCGCGAACGCCTCGTAATCGATAAAGTCCACCACCCGGCCCTGGTTGGGAGAGCGGACGGTGCCCACGAAGTAAGCCTGAGCGCCGTATTCCGGCCGGACCAGAAACGCGTCCGCGTCGGCAAGCAGCAGTGGCGAAGCGGTCACCTCGCAGTGGGTGGAATCGTCGGCCCCTCCCGCCACCGGCGGCAAAAAGGCCACCTCGTCTCCGGGATGCAGCGGCTGCTCGGGCCGCGCGTAGGTCTCGTTCACAGCCACCATACAGCCGCGCAGGCTCAGGCCGTATCTCTCCTCAACCTGGGCCGCCAGGTCCCGAACCGTGGACCCGTCGGTCA from Deinococcus budaensis carries:
- a CDS encoding PrsW family glutamic-type intramembrane protease — translated: MALALPLLLSAGLTFAWLWFFVRRDRHPEPPRLLARTFGWGMVAWAVSAAFGGSFGTLSFPLLVVLLAAVIEETSKFLAASTATTEQAFDEPMDGLVYAVTAALGFAFLENVTYTLGFGAPAVTWHALLTTLAHALFSAPQGYALGGRHLRGGRWWRSRGLLLSITLHFVFNGLLTGNAGWPQLLALGVTVALMALLAGRYYRHFETHARENLHKP
- the moaD gene encoding molybdopterin converting factor subunit 1 → MQVQVVFFARLKRESGLEMATVELTDGSTVRDLAAQVEERYGLSLRGCMVAVNETYARPEQPLHPGDEVAFLPPVAGGADDSTHCEVTASPLLLADADAFLVRPEYGAQAYFVGTVRSPNQGRVVDFIDYEAFAPMAQKVMREAAAEARGRHGELRVLIQHRVGRLRPAEASILIGVASPHRRAALEACDFLIEQLKVQLPVWKHEADDSGTHWVDGQSGHPTL